The proteins below are encoded in one region of Methanomassiliicoccus luminyensis B10:
- a CDS encoding sensor histidine kinase, protein MTGELVGALREAWRKAFSEAKFPAAILDKDRKVAAANAPGQEWLDRRGGAETVLAAPGIELPLQRGRVAVISSPPAPEGMVLLGLRGGSMLLCPADGRAGAEDYVRLFCAFLAAAETAARRNDRLDVYHELLTHDAPNYITAVYGYLQMMQSQDLPPEKLRRYVDASIEQTEALNQLIDTARTLRQLETSPLKEVGPLDLDEAIARSVGAAREANRGKGAAVEVRMPPGEHVIDAETALPQAFTIVLDNAIRYSDAPEIAVEADDDGAKWHLRFEDNGRGIPDDKKEFVFLRFDRLDKQKKIRGSGLGLALARALVERHGGRIWVENRVPGDHTQGSVVHIVLPKRIREAASESSPAPPGTDRTRSG, encoded by the coding sequence ATGACCGGGGAGCTTGTCGGGGCCCTGAGGGAAGCGTGGCGCAAGGCATTTTCCGAGGCGAAGTTTCCCGCGGCCATCCTGGACAAGGACAGGAAGGTCGCGGCCGCCAACGCGCCCGGGCAGGAGTGGCTGGATCGGCGGGGCGGCGCCGAGACCGTTCTGGCGGCCCCCGGCATCGAACTTCCGCTCCAGCGCGGCCGAGTGGCAGTTATATCCTCGCCCCCCGCGCCGGAGGGAATGGTGCTCCTGGGCCTGAGGGGCGGCTCCATGCTGCTGTGCCCGGCCGACGGGCGGGCCGGCGCCGAGGACTACGTCCGGCTGTTCTGCGCCTTCCTGGCGGCAGCGGAGACCGCGGCCAGACGGAACGACCGCCTGGACGTATATCACGAGCTATTGACGCACGACGCCCCGAACTACATCACTGCGGTGTACGGCTACCTCCAGATGATGCAGTCCCAGGACCTCCCGCCGGAAAAGCTCCGCAGGTACGTGGATGCTTCGATAGAGCAGACCGAGGCGCTCAACCAGCTGATCGACACCGCCAGGACGCTGCGCCAGCTGGAGACCTCACCCCTGAAGGAGGTGGGGCCCCTGGACCTGGACGAGGCCATCGCCAGGAGCGTGGGGGCGGCCCGGGAGGCCAACCGGGGCAAGGGCGCCGCCGTGGAGGTGCGGATGCCTCCCGGAGAGCACGTGATCGACGCGGAGACGGCGCTCCCCCAGGCCTTCACCATCGTCCTGGACAATGCCATCCGCTACTCCGACGCCCCCGAGATCGCGGTGGAGGCGGATGACGACGGGGCGAAGTGGCATCTGAGGTTCGAGGACAACGGCCGGGGCATACCGGACGACAAGAAAGAGTTCGTGTTCCTGCGCTTTGACCGCCTGGACAAGCAGAAGAAGATACGGGGCAGCGGGCTGGGCCTGGCGCTGGCCCGGGCATTGGTGGAAAGGCACGGCGGCCGCATCTGGGTGGAGAACCGCGTTCCCGGCGACCACACTCAGGGCAGCGTGGTCCACATCGTCCTGCCCAAGAGGATCAGAGAGGCAGCCTCAGAGTCCTCTCCCGCTCCACCAGGAACAGATAGAACACGCTCAGGATGA
- a CDS encoding aldehyde dehydrogenase family protein: MFIFIESGRTFGALDMPFMNEETYEREASEGGEAAFHTAYERAAEEVLSSGGTEHPNHIGGRAARGKMFKDLSPTDESRVVGTFGLGNADEAREAVRSCREAFPSWSGTDWMERVRIFERAAGIMRERKYELAASLTLDNGKNRHEAMGEVDEAIDFMEYYGREMRRNDGYEVARDAPYPDEEVRLKLRPYGVWAVICPFNFPLSITAGMTTAALITGNTVVLKPTSSAPLPACQFFDVMVEAGMPPGALNLVAGPGEGVGDALVGNKDVDGVVFTGSQSVGESIMRNPPRPGQRPVIAEMGSKNPIIVTASADLEAAADGVAASAFGYSGQKCSACSRVYVESSVKDRFTDMLVERAEEMAVGDPFDKGTYMGPVITRKAMDDFVKWSELGRRDGRVRVGGRRVEGGLSHGYYVAPTIIDGLPEGHELMRRELFVPILCVQGFGSLDDAIRRANDTEFGLTAGIFTGSEAEAESFFDRADFGVVYANRRRGGTTGAMVGGQSFVGWKASGSTGKGTGGPHYLPQFMREQSRTMVR, translated from the coding sequence ATGTTTATCTTCATTGAGAGCGGTCGAACGTTCGGAGCGCTGGACATGCCTTTCATGAACGAGGAGACCTACGAGAGGGAGGCCTCGGAGGGCGGGGAGGCCGCCTTCCACACCGCGTACGAGCGCGCCGCAGAGGAGGTTCTTTCCTCCGGCGGCACCGAACATCCCAACCACATCGGAGGCAGGGCGGCACGCGGGAAGATGTTCAAGGACCTCAGCCCCACTGACGAGAGCAGGGTGGTGGGGACCTTCGGCCTGGGCAATGCCGATGAGGCCAGGGAAGCGGTGCGGTCCTGCAGGGAAGCCTTCCCCTCCTGGTCTGGCACGGACTGGATGGAGCGGGTGAGGATATTCGAGCGGGCCGCCGGCATAATGCGGGAGCGCAAGTACGAGCTGGCGGCGTCCCTGACCCTGGACAACGGCAAGAACCGCCATGAGGCCATGGGCGAGGTGGACGAGGCCATCGACTTCATGGAGTACTACGGCAGGGAGATGCGGCGGAACGACGGGTACGAGGTGGCCAGGGATGCCCCCTATCCCGATGAGGAGGTGCGCCTGAAGCTTCGCCCCTATGGCGTATGGGCGGTCATCTGCCCGTTCAACTTCCCGCTGTCTATCACCGCGGGGATGACCACCGCGGCGCTGATCACCGGCAACACCGTCGTGCTGAAGCCCACCTCGTCCGCCCCGCTCCCGGCCTGCCAGTTCTTCGACGTAATGGTCGAGGCGGGCATGCCGCCGGGAGCGCTGAACCTGGTGGCCGGCCCGGGGGAGGGAGTGGGGGACGCTCTGGTAGGCAACAAGGATGTGGACGGGGTGGTGTTCACCGGCTCCCAATCGGTAGGGGAAAGCATCATGCGCAACCCGCCCCGCCCGGGGCAGAGGCCCGTGATCGCCGAGATGGGCAGCAAGAACCCCATCATCGTGACGGCATCGGCGGACCTGGAGGCCGCGGCGGACGGGGTGGCGGCGTCGGCGTTCGGCTACTCCGGGCAGAAGTGCTCGGCATGCTCCCGCGTGTACGTGGAGTCGTCGGTAAAGGACCGGTTCACGGACATGCTGGTAGAGAGGGCCGAGGAAATGGCGGTAGGCGACCCCTTCGACAAGGGCACCTACATGGGGCCGGTGATCACCCGCAAGGCCATGGACGACTTCGTAAAATGGTCCGAGCTGGGCAGGCGGGACGGTCGCGTCAGGGTCGGGGGGAGGAGGGTCGAGGGGGGCCTCTCCCATGGCTACTACGTCGCGCCGACCATCATCGACGGTCTGCCGGAAGGCCACGAGCTGATGAGACGGGAGCTGTTCGTCCCCATACTGTGCGTCCAGGGGTTCGGGTCCCTCGATGACGCAATAAGGAGAGCGAACGATACTGAGTTCGGCCTTACCGCCGGCATCTTCACCGGCAGCGAGGCCGAGGCGGAGAGCTTCTTCGACCGGGCCGACTTTGGGGTGGTGTACGCCAACCGCCGGAGGGGCGGGACCACCGGGGCCATGGTGGGAGGGCAGTCCTTCGTGGGATGGAAGGCCTCCGGCTCCACTGGCAAGGGCACGGGAGGTCCTCACTACCTCCCGCAGTTCATGAGGGAGCAGAGCCGGACCATGGTGCGCTGA
- a CDS encoding PRC-barrel domain-containing protein, protein MLGLEEIIGLEVISSDARVVGTVEGVGVDLLQWKVPALSVGLRRGVEDLAGIKKRPFSVEKVYMRTQDLEAISDTVIMKLPLSSVGETIYQEQETVTPAGSLMGMRVILRNARYIGMVDNMLFDPAGDWSVPYLQVKPDRSTVEELNMSRSFMTSPLVPVRTADIRAIGDMVMMGIDMGELKESLRNRGAPSGGPPPPPPGPPQEERWEPPEQYRDQYRQGP, encoded by the coding sequence ATGCTGGGGCTGGAGGAGATAATCGGACTGGAGGTGATCAGCTCCGATGCCAGGGTCGTGGGCACCGTAGAGGGGGTGGGAGTGGACCTCCTCCAGTGGAAGGTGCCAGCGCTATCCGTAGGTCTGCGGCGGGGGGTCGAGGACCTTGCCGGCATCAAGAAGCGCCCGTTCTCCGTGGAGAAGGTGTACATGCGGACCCAGGACCTCGAGGCCATCTCCGACACCGTCATCATGAAGCTGCCCCTGTCCTCGGTGGGCGAGACGATCTACCAGGAGCAGGAAACGGTGACCCCGGCCGGCTCCCTGATGGGGATGCGGGTGATCCTCCGAAACGCCCGCTACATCGGGATGGTCGACAACATGCTCTTCGACCCCGCCGGCGACTGGAGCGTTCCGTACCTCCAGGTGAAACCGGACCGCTCCACCGTTGAAGAGCTGAACATGTCGCGCTCCTTCATGACCTCTCCCCTGGTCCCCGTGCGCACCGCGGACATACGGGCCATCGGGGACATGGTGATGATGGGCATAGATATGGGCGAGCTCAAGGAGTCGCTGAGGAACCGGGGCGCTCCCTCTGGCGGGCCCCCTCCCCCGCCCCCCGGCCCACCCCAGGAAGAGCGCTGGGAGCCCCCGGAGCAGTACCGGGACCAGTACCGTCAGGGTCCCTGA
- a CDS encoding ABC transporter ATP-binding protein, producing MIETSGLTRRFGNITAVDGVDLCIRDGEVFGFIGPNGAGKTTTIRMLTCLIAPTSGTAYVGGLDVASPENAITIRSKIGLLPEMPGLYDTLSANQNLEFYAKLYGVPEAKRAERIRSLLTTLGIWDRRDDIVGKFSKGMRQKIAISRALVHEPEYLFLDEPTSGLDPEASLTVRNYLLDLKKEGRTIFINTHNLDDAERLCDKIGVMKTRMLATGSPEELSRMFWGRTTVLHLRSVTPSMVAAVRSISGVTDVKQIDNKLLVEVTDPETVNPVIVAEIVRQGGQVEFVNELKRGLEDVYLRLLGGRQ from the coding sequence ATGATCGAGACCTCCGGCCTCACCAGGCGCTTCGGCAACATCACCGCCGTGGACGGCGTGGACCTATGCATACGGGACGGCGAGGTATTCGGGTTCATCGGGCCCAACGGCGCCGGGAAGACCACCACCATCAGGATGCTGACCTGCCTCATCGCGCCGACCAGCGGGACCGCCTACGTGGGCGGGCTGGATGTCGCCAGTCCGGAGAACGCCATCACCATACGGTCCAAGATAGGCCTGCTGCCGGAGATGCCCGGGCTGTACGACACCCTGTCGGCGAACCAGAACCTGGAGTTCTACGCCAAGCTGTACGGCGTCCCCGAGGCCAAAAGGGCCGAGCGCATCAGGAGCCTGCTGACCACCCTGGGCATCTGGGACCGCCGGGACGACATCGTGGGCAAGTTCTCCAAGGGGATGAGGCAGAAGATCGCCATCTCCCGGGCCCTGGTCCACGAGCCGGAGTACCTGTTCCTGGACGAGCCGACCTCGGGGCTCGATCCCGAGGCCTCCCTGACGGTACGGAACTACCTGCTGGATCTGAAGAAGGAGGGGCGGACCATATTCATCAACACCCACAACCTCGATGACGCGGAGAGGCTGTGCGACAAGATCGGGGTCATGAAGACCCGCATGCTCGCCACCGGCTCCCCGGAGGAGCTGTCCAGGATGTTCTGGGGCAGGACCACCGTCCTGCACCTCCGGTCCGTCACCCCGTCCATGGTAGCGGCGGTGCGGTCCATCAGCGGGGTCACCGACGTGAAGCAGATCGACAACAAGCTGCTGGTGGAGGTCACCGACCCCGAGACGGTGAACCCCGTGATAGTGGCCGAGATCGTCCGGCAGGGCGGGCAGGTGGAATTCGTGAACGAGCTCAAGCGCGGGCTCGAGGACGTGTACCTCCGTCTCCTGGGGGGAAGGCAATGA
- a CDS encoding ABC transporter permease subunit translates to MRWDKVWTVARKDLAEFRKNKYIMYTILLMPMLMGIVLPLIYMTPFAMVTPETEPHDLGLNTQFTMTGENVTGTYSNTTFVNCNITNAVITGSVIEGGNVGSTLVRNSYLGNTTLTDSAMFHSNLNNVTYIGSAASDVVVLGQEPPDLEFLGQFIDFLLMFFIIIPVTIPTVIASYSFVGEKVSKSLEPLLATPTSDSELLVGKSLSIFLPCMAATWLSFIPFAAIVTVMASPVLGYTPILSPVWLVGVILLAPLFCVMSIALNVIVSSKVSDVRASQQIGSLIVLPVVLIFVVVLLGGLQLTVLNMLLVTALVLIIDIGILLLAVKTFRRESILVNWK, encoded by the coding sequence ATGAGGTGGGACAAGGTCTGGACGGTGGCGAGGAAGGACCTCGCGGAGTTCAGGAAGAACAAGTACATCATGTATACGATACTCCTCATGCCCATGCTCATGGGCATAGTGCTGCCCCTGATCTACATGACCCCCTTCGCCATGGTCACTCCCGAGACCGAGCCTCACGACCTGGGGCTGAATACCCAGTTCACCATGACGGGGGAGAACGTTACCGGCACCTATTCCAACACCACCTTCGTGAACTGCAATATCACCAATGCCGTGATCACGGGATCGGTCATCGAGGGCGGGAACGTCGGATCGACGCTGGTCCGCAACTCCTACCTGGGCAATACCACGCTGACGGACAGCGCGATGTTCCATTCCAATCTCAACAACGTGACGTACATAGGCAGCGCCGCCTCGGACGTGGTGGTCCTGGGACAGGAGCCCCCGGACCTGGAGTTCCTGGGGCAGTTCATCGATTTCCTGCTCATGTTCTTCATCATCATACCGGTGACCATCCCCACGGTGATAGCCTCGTACAGCTTCGTCGGCGAGAAGGTCAGCAAGAGCCTGGAGCCTCTGCTGGCGACGCCGACCAGCGACTCCGAGCTGCTGGTCGGGAAATCGCTGTCCATATTCCTGCCGTGCATGGCCGCCACCTGGCTGTCGTTCATTCCCTTCGCGGCGATCGTGACCGTCATGGCCTCTCCGGTCCTCGGCTACACGCCGATACTGAGCCCGGTCTGGCTCGTCGGGGTGATCCTGCTGGCGCCGCTGTTCTGCGTCATGAGCATCGCCCTGAACGTGATCGTCTCCTCCAAGGTGAGCGACGTGAGGGCCTCGCAGCAGATCGGCTCCCTGATCGTGCTGCCGGTAGTGCTGATCTTCGTCGTCGTCCTGCTCGGCGGGCTGCAGCTCACCGTCCTCAATATGCTCCTGGTGACGGCGCTGGTGCTGATCATCGATATCGGCATACTCCTCCTGGCGGTGAAGACCTTCCGCAGGGAGAGCATACTGGTGAACTGGAAGTGA